The Drosophila innubila isolate TH190305 chromosome 3R unlocalized genomic scaffold, UK_Dinn_1.0 2_E_3R, whole genome shotgun sequence genome has a segment encoding these proteins:
- the LOC117790200 gene encoding phosphatidylinositol-binding clathrin assembly protein LAP isoform X8 has protein sequence MTMAGQTINDRLLAARHSLAGQGLAKSVCKATTEECIGPKKKHLDYLVHCTNEPNVSIPHLANLLIERSQNANWVVVYKSLITTHHLMAYGNERFMQYLASSNSTFNLSSFLDKGTVQDGGMGVPGGRMGYDMSPFIRRYAKYLNEKSLSYRAMAFDFCKVKRGKEEGSLRSMNADKLLKTLPVLQAQLDGLLEFDCQSNDLTNGVINMSFMLLFRDLIRLFACYNDGIINLLEKYFDMNKKQARDALDLYKKFLVRMDRVGEFLKVAENVGIDKGDIPDLTKAPSSLLDALEQHLATLEGRKVSAANTPTQSASYQRTNVKSAVSALSSTSSAFGTAAASSKFDTTNGIDEQLKAQVLAEEEAAMNQYKSKVSSPTSSGAAGASAALTNPFLSSPPASQAGQPIVDLFGAASAQPAAAAASASQALATKASDDLLQLGNPFADMFEASGNSGGNVAAAAGATGFNGASVSSAAATNAFVSDSNFTSVFGNTEPAGFDALGDVLKPATANSNSNQMNVVATGAVFQGYNSSSPGLTLQQQSSLQHQSHQQQQLQQQQQYQLHQQQQQQTAGTGKIITGDLDSSLMSLVDNLNINKTASAKPVQWNSPKNTAKPGANWTPQPMAATTGAGYRPMAHGMTVSPAPITINHPYIHASYPVMPNYVQGMPVMGQQQPNMMPQPAPLTGGQPTMMGAPHNNAVSATGIMQPTQATMNGGNKTVPMDPFGAL, from the exons ATGACTATGGCTGGGCAAACAATCAACGACAGGCTGCTGGCTGCCCGTCACAGCCTTGCTGGCCAAGGACTGGCAAAGTCTGTGTGCAAGGCCACAACGGAGGAATGCATTGGGCCGAAGAAGAAGCATTTGGATT ATTTGGTGCATTGCACAAACGAACCGAATGTCTCGATTCCACATTTGGCCAATCTACTTATCGAGCGTTCACAGAATGCTAATTGGGTGGTCGTCTATAAATCGCTGATAACAACACATCATTTGATGGCCTATGGCAATGAg CGTTTCATGCAATATCTCGCTTCGAGCAATTCAACATTCAATCTCAGCTCCTTTTTGGACAAAGGAACTGTGCAAG ATGGTGGCATGGGAGTTCCAGGTGGCAGAATGG GTTATGATATGTCACCCTTTATCCGACGTTATGCCAAGTATTTGAATGAAAAGTCGCTCTCCTATCGCGCCATGGCTTTCGATTTTTGCAAAGTAAAGCGCGG GAAGGAGGAGGGATCGTTGCGCAGCATGAACGCGGACAAACTCTTAAAGACGCTGCCAGTTTTGCAGGCACAATTGGATGGGTTACTAGAGTTCGATTGTCAGTCCAATGATTTGACTAATG GTGTCATCAACATGAGCTTTATGTTGCTGTTTCGTGATTTGATTCGATTGTTTGCTTGCTATAATGATGGAATTATCAATTTGCTTGAGAAATACTTTGATATGAATAAAAAGCAGGCACGCGATGCTTTGGATTTATACAAGAAGTTCTTGGTCCGCATGGATCGTGTTGGTGAATTCCTGAAGGTCGCAGAG AACGTGGGCATTGATAAGGGTGACATTCCCGATTTGACGAAAGCGCCCAGTTCTTTGCTGGATGCCTTGGAGCAACATTTGGCTACGTTGGAGGGACGTAAGGTGTCGGCTGCCAATACGCCCACACAATCGGCGag CTATCAACGCACGAATGTAAAATCTGCTGTCTCTGCACTCTCTTCAACTAGCTCGGCATTTGGCACCGCAGCTGCTTCAAGTAAATTTGATACCACCAATGGCATTGATGAGCAGCTGAAAGCTCAGGTGCTGGCCGAGGAGGAGGCCGCCATGAATCAGTACAAA TCCAAGGTATCGTCGCCCACCAGTAGCGGTGCTGCTGGCGCTAGCGCTGCACTAACAAATCCATTCCTATCGTCACCGCCAGCCTCACAGGCTGGTCAGCCGATAGTTGATCTGTTTGGTGCCGCGTCGGCACAgcccgctgctgctgcagcatcGGCGTCACAAGCGCTGGCCACAAAGGCATCCGATGATTTGCTGCAGTTGGGTAATCCATTTGCTGACATGTTTGAGGCCAGTGGCAACAGCGGCGGCaatgttgcagctgccgcaGGAGCAACAG gtTTCAATGGCGCTTCAGTTTCCTCCGCTGCCGCAACAAATGCCTTCGTTTCCGATAGTAATTTCACGTCTGTTTTTGGTAATACGGAACCTGCAG GCTTCGATGCTTTGGGTGATGTTCTCAAACCGGCCACAgccaatagcaacagcaatcaAATGAATGTTGTCGCCACAGGTGCCGTCTTCCAGGGCTACAATAGCAGCAGTCCAGGGCTGACACTGCAGCAACAAAGCTCACTACAACATCAatcacatcagcaacagcagctgcagcaacaacaacagtatcaattgcatcagcaacaacaacagcaaacagctGGAACTGGAAAGATAATAACCGGCGATCTGGATAGTTCACTAATGTCACTagttgataatttaaatataaataaaacggCAAGTGCAAA ACCCGTGCAATGGAATTCACCTAAAAATACAGCGAAACCAGGTGCTAATTGGACACCACAACCAATGGCGGCTACAACTGGTGCTGGCTATCGTCCAATG GCACATGGCATGACAGTAAGTCCTGCGCCAATCACAATCAATCATCCGTATATACATGCTAGTTATCCTGTTATGCCAAATTATGTGCAG GGCATGCCAGTGATGGGGCAGCAGCAACCGAATATGATGCCACAGCCAGCCCCTTTGACTGGGGGGCAACCGACGATGATGGGCGCGCCGCACAATAATGCGGTCTCGGCGACGGGCATCATGCAACCCACGCAAGCCACGATGAATGGAGGCAATAAAACCGTTCCAATGGATCCATTTGGAGCGTTATAA
- the LOC117790200 gene encoding phosphatidylinositol-binding clathrin assembly protein LAP isoform X11 — translation MTMAGQTINDRLLAARHSLAGQGLAKSVCKATTEECIGPKKKHLDYLVHCTNEPNVSIPHLANLLIERSQNANWVVVYKSLITTHHLMAYGNERFMQYLASSNSTFNLSSFLDKGTVQDGGMGVPGGRMGYDMSPFIRRYAKYLNEKSLSYRAMAFDFCKVKRGKEEGSLRSMNADKLLKTLPVLQAQLDGLLEFDCQSNDLTNGVINMSFMLLFRDLIRLFACYNDGIINLLEKYFDMNKKQARDALDLYKKFLVRMDRVGEFLKVAENVGIDKGDIPDLTKAPSSLLDALEQHLATLEGRKVSAANTPTQSASYQRTNVKSAVSALSSTSSAFGTAAASSKFDTTNGIDEQLKAQVLAEEEAAMNQYKSKVSSPTSSGAAGASAALTNPFLSSPPASQAGQPIVDLFGAASAQPAAAAASASQALATKASDDLLQLGNPFADMFEASGNSGGNVAAAAGATGFNGASVSSAAATNAFVSDSNFTSVFGNTEPAASLSSSLPNPFFDDMQPRGVAFDTFVDQQQHQPQAAMFYMQQQQHQQLQQQQDNLAILPQFPTGFDALGDVLKPATANSNSNQMNVVATGAVFQGYNSSSPGLTLQQQSSLQHQSHQQQQLQQQQQYQLHQQQQQQTAGTGKIITGDLDSSLMSLVDNLNINKTASAKPVQWNSPKNTAKPGANWTPQPMAATTGAGYRPMGMPVMGQQQPNMMPQPAPLTGGQPTMMGAPHNNAVSATGIMQPTQATMNGGNKTVPMDPFGAL, via the exons ATGACTATGGCTGGGCAAACAATCAACGACAGGCTGCTGGCTGCCCGTCACAGCCTTGCTGGCCAAGGACTGGCAAAGTCTGTGTGCAAGGCCACAACGGAGGAATGCATTGGGCCGAAGAAGAAGCATTTGGATT ATTTGGTGCATTGCACAAACGAACCGAATGTCTCGATTCCACATTTGGCCAATCTACTTATCGAGCGTTCACAGAATGCTAATTGGGTGGTCGTCTATAAATCGCTGATAACAACACATCATTTGATGGCCTATGGCAATGAg CGTTTCATGCAATATCTCGCTTCGAGCAATTCAACATTCAATCTCAGCTCCTTTTTGGACAAAGGAACTGTGCAAG ATGGTGGCATGGGAGTTCCAGGTGGCAGAATGG GTTATGATATGTCACCCTTTATCCGACGTTATGCCAAGTATTTGAATGAAAAGTCGCTCTCCTATCGCGCCATGGCTTTCGATTTTTGCAAAGTAAAGCGCGG GAAGGAGGAGGGATCGTTGCGCAGCATGAACGCGGACAAACTCTTAAAGACGCTGCCAGTTTTGCAGGCACAATTGGATGGGTTACTAGAGTTCGATTGTCAGTCCAATGATTTGACTAATG GTGTCATCAACATGAGCTTTATGTTGCTGTTTCGTGATTTGATTCGATTGTTTGCTTGCTATAATGATGGAATTATCAATTTGCTTGAGAAATACTTTGATATGAATAAAAAGCAGGCACGCGATGCTTTGGATTTATACAAGAAGTTCTTGGTCCGCATGGATCGTGTTGGTGAATTCCTGAAGGTCGCAGAG AACGTGGGCATTGATAAGGGTGACATTCCCGATTTGACGAAAGCGCCCAGTTCTTTGCTGGATGCCTTGGAGCAACATTTGGCTACGTTGGAGGGACGTAAGGTGTCGGCTGCCAATACGCCCACACAATCGGCGag CTATCAACGCACGAATGTAAAATCTGCTGTCTCTGCACTCTCTTCAACTAGCTCGGCATTTGGCACCGCAGCTGCTTCAAGTAAATTTGATACCACCAATGGCATTGATGAGCAGCTGAAAGCTCAGGTGCTGGCCGAGGAGGAGGCCGCCATGAATCAGTACAAA TCCAAGGTATCGTCGCCCACCAGTAGCGGTGCTGCTGGCGCTAGCGCTGCACTAACAAATCCATTCCTATCGTCACCGCCAGCCTCACAGGCTGGTCAGCCGATAGTTGATCTGTTTGGTGCCGCGTCGGCACAgcccgctgctgctgcagcatcGGCGTCACAAGCGCTGGCCACAAAGGCATCCGATGATTTGCTGCAGTTGGGTAATCCATTTGCTGACATGTTTGAGGCCAGTGGCAACAGCGGCGGCaatgttgcagctgccgcaGGAGCAACAG gtTTCAATGGCGCTTCAGTTTCCTCCGCTGCCGCAACAAATGCCTTCGTTTCCGATAGTAATTTCACGTCTGTTTTTGGTAATACGGAACCTGCAG cgTCCTTGTCGTCGTCATTGCCAAATCCCTTTTTCGATGATATGCAACCCAGGGGCGTTGCCTTTGATACTTTTGTGgaccagcagcagcatcaacctCAAGCAGCGATGTTTtatatgcaacaacaacagcatcagcagctgcaacaacaacaagataaTTTGGCGATATTACCACAATTTCCTACAG GCTTCGATGCTTTGGGTGATGTTCTCAAACCGGCCACAgccaatagcaacagcaatcaAATGAATGTTGTCGCCACAGGTGCCGTCTTCCAGGGCTACAATAGCAGCAGTCCAGGGCTGACACTGCAGCAACAAAGCTCACTACAACATCAatcacatcagcaacagcagctgcagcaacaacaacagtatcaattgcatcagcaacaacaacagcaaacagctGGAACTGGAAAGATAATAACCGGCGATCTGGATAGTTCACTAATGTCACTagttgataatttaaatataaataaaacggCAAGTGCAAA ACCCGTGCAATGGAATTCACCTAAAAATACAGCGAAACCAGGTGCTAATTGGACACCACAACCAATGGCGGCTACAACTGGTGCTGGCTATCGTCCAATG GGCATGCCAGTGATGGGGCAGCAGCAACCGAATATGATGCCACAGCCAGCCCCTTTGACTGGGGGGCAACCGACGATGATGGGCGCGCCGCACAATAATGCGGTCTCGGCGACGGGCATCATGCAACCCACGCAAGCCACGATGAATGGAGGCAATAAAACCGTTCCAATGGATCCATTTGGAGCGTTATAA
- the LOC117790200 gene encoding phosphatidylinositol-binding clathrin assembly protein LAP isoform X1, translated as MTMAGQTINDRLLAARHSLAGQGLAKSVCKATTEECIGPKKKHLDYLVHCTNEPNVSIPHLANLLIERSQNANWVVVYKSLITTHHLMAYGNERFMQYLASSNSTFNLSSFLDKGTVQDGGMGVPGGRMGYDMSPFIRRYAKYLNEKSLSYRAMAFDFCKVKRGKEEGSLRSMNADKLLKTLPVLQAQLDGLLEFDCQSNDLTNGVINMSFMLLFRDLIRLFACYNDGIINLLEKYFDMNKKQARDALDLYKKFLVRMDRVGEFLKVAENVGIDKGDIPDLTKAPSSLLDALEQHLATLEGRKVSAANTPTQSASYQRTNVKSAVSALSSTSSAFGTAAASSKFDTTNGIDEQLKAQVLAEEEAAMNQYKSKVSSPTSSGAAGASAALTNPFLSSPPASQAGQPIVDLFGAASAQPAAAAASASQALATKASDDLLQLGNPFADMFEASGNSGGNVAAAAGATGAALNANNLWMHNNGFNGASVSSAAATNAFVSDSNFTSVFGNTEPAASLSSSLPNPFFDDMQPRGVAFDTFVDQQQHQPQAAMFYMQQQQHQQLQQQQDNLAILPQFPTGFDALGDVLKPATANSNSNQMNVVATGAVFQGYNSSSPGLTLQQQSSLQHQSHQQQQLQQQQQYQLHQQQQQQTAGTGKIITGDLDSSLMSLVDNLNINKTASAKPVQWNSPKNTAKPGANWTPQPMAATTGAGYRPMAHGMTVSPAPITINHPYIHASYPVMPNYVQGMPVMGQQQPNMMPQPAPLTGGQPTMMGAPHNNAVSATGIMQPTQATMNGGNKTVPMDPFGAL; from the exons ATGACTATGGCTGGGCAAACAATCAACGACAGGCTGCTGGCTGCCCGTCACAGCCTTGCTGGCCAAGGACTGGCAAAGTCTGTGTGCAAGGCCACAACGGAGGAATGCATTGGGCCGAAGAAGAAGCATTTGGATT ATTTGGTGCATTGCACAAACGAACCGAATGTCTCGATTCCACATTTGGCCAATCTACTTATCGAGCGTTCACAGAATGCTAATTGGGTGGTCGTCTATAAATCGCTGATAACAACACATCATTTGATGGCCTATGGCAATGAg CGTTTCATGCAATATCTCGCTTCGAGCAATTCAACATTCAATCTCAGCTCCTTTTTGGACAAAGGAACTGTGCAAG ATGGTGGCATGGGAGTTCCAGGTGGCAGAATGG GTTATGATATGTCACCCTTTATCCGACGTTATGCCAAGTATTTGAATGAAAAGTCGCTCTCCTATCGCGCCATGGCTTTCGATTTTTGCAAAGTAAAGCGCGG GAAGGAGGAGGGATCGTTGCGCAGCATGAACGCGGACAAACTCTTAAAGACGCTGCCAGTTTTGCAGGCACAATTGGATGGGTTACTAGAGTTCGATTGTCAGTCCAATGATTTGACTAATG GTGTCATCAACATGAGCTTTATGTTGCTGTTTCGTGATTTGATTCGATTGTTTGCTTGCTATAATGATGGAATTATCAATTTGCTTGAGAAATACTTTGATATGAATAAAAAGCAGGCACGCGATGCTTTGGATTTATACAAGAAGTTCTTGGTCCGCATGGATCGTGTTGGTGAATTCCTGAAGGTCGCAGAG AACGTGGGCATTGATAAGGGTGACATTCCCGATTTGACGAAAGCGCCCAGTTCTTTGCTGGATGCCTTGGAGCAACATTTGGCTACGTTGGAGGGACGTAAGGTGTCGGCTGCCAATACGCCCACACAATCGGCGag CTATCAACGCACGAATGTAAAATCTGCTGTCTCTGCACTCTCTTCAACTAGCTCGGCATTTGGCACCGCAGCTGCTTCAAGTAAATTTGATACCACCAATGGCATTGATGAGCAGCTGAAAGCTCAGGTGCTGGCCGAGGAGGAGGCCGCCATGAATCAGTACAAA TCCAAGGTATCGTCGCCCACCAGTAGCGGTGCTGCTGGCGCTAGCGCTGCACTAACAAATCCATTCCTATCGTCACCGCCAGCCTCACAGGCTGGTCAGCCGATAGTTGATCTGTTTGGTGCCGCGTCGGCACAgcccgctgctgctgcagcatcGGCGTCACAAGCGCTGGCCACAAAGGCATCCGATGATTTGCTGCAGTTGGGTAATCCATTTGCTGACATGTTTGAGGCCAGTGGCAACAGCGGCGGCaatgttgcagctgccgcaGGAGCAACAGGTGCTGCATTAAATGCCAATAATTTGTGGATGCATAATAACG gtTTCAATGGCGCTTCAGTTTCCTCCGCTGCCGCAACAAATGCCTTCGTTTCCGATAGTAATTTCACGTCTGTTTTTGGTAATACGGAACCTGCAG cgTCCTTGTCGTCGTCATTGCCAAATCCCTTTTTCGATGATATGCAACCCAGGGGCGTTGCCTTTGATACTTTTGTGgaccagcagcagcatcaacctCAAGCAGCGATGTTTtatatgcaacaacaacagcatcagcagctgcaacaacaacaagataaTTTGGCGATATTACCACAATTTCCTACAG GCTTCGATGCTTTGGGTGATGTTCTCAAACCGGCCACAgccaatagcaacagcaatcaAATGAATGTTGTCGCCACAGGTGCCGTCTTCCAGGGCTACAATAGCAGCAGTCCAGGGCTGACACTGCAGCAACAAAGCTCACTACAACATCAatcacatcagcaacagcagctgcagcaacaacaacagtatcaattgcatcagcaacaacaacagcaaacagctGGAACTGGAAAGATAATAACCGGCGATCTGGATAGTTCACTAATGTCACTagttgataatttaaatataaataaaacggCAAGTGCAAA ACCCGTGCAATGGAATTCACCTAAAAATACAGCGAAACCAGGTGCTAATTGGACACCACAACCAATGGCGGCTACAACTGGTGCTGGCTATCGTCCAATG GCACATGGCATGACAGTAAGTCCTGCGCCAATCACAATCAATCATCCGTATATACATGCTAGTTATCCTGTTATGCCAAATTATGTGCAG GGCATGCCAGTGATGGGGCAGCAGCAACCGAATATGATGCCACAGCCAGCCCCTTTGACTGGGGGGCAACCGACGATGATGGGCGCGCCGCACAATAATGCGGTCTCGGCGACGGGCATCATGCAACCCACGCAAGCCACGATGAATGGAGGCAATAAAACCGTTCCAATGGATCCATTTGGAGCGTTATAA
- the LOC117790200 gene encoding phosphatidylinositol-binding clathrin assembly protein LAP isoform X7 — MTMAGQTINDRLLAARHSLAGQGLAKSVCKATTEECIGPKKKHLDYLVHCTNEPNVSIPHLANLLIERSQNANWVVVYKSLITTHHLMAYGNERFMQYLASSNSTFNLSSFLDKGTVQGYDMSPFIRRYAKYLNEKSLSYRAMAFDFCKVKRGKEEGSLRSMNADKLLKTLPVLQAQLDGLLEFDCQSNDLTNGVINMSFMLLFRDLIRLFACYNDGIINLLEKYFDMNKKQARDALDLYKKFLVRMDRVGEFLKVAENVGIDKGDIPDLTKAPSSLLDALEQHLATLEGRKVSAANTPTQSASYQRTNVKSAVSALSSTSSAFGTAAASSKFDTTNGIDEQLKAQVLAEEEAAMNQYKSKVSSPTSSGAAGASAALTNPFLSSPPASQAGQPIVDLFGAASAQPAAAAASASQALATKASDDLLQLGNPFADMFEASGNSGGNVAAAAGATGAALNANNLWMHNNGFNGASVSSAAATNAFVSDSNFTSVFGNTEPAGFDALGDVLKPATANSNSNQMNVVATGAVFQGYNSSSPGLTLQQQSSLQHQSHQQQQLQQQQQYQLHQQQQQQTAGTGKIITGDLDSSLMSLVDNLNINKTASAKPVQWNSPKNTAKPGANWTPQPMAATTGAGYRPMAHGMTVSPAPITINHPYIHASYPVMPNYVQGMPVMGQQQPNMMPQPAPLTGGQPTMMGAPHNNAVSATGIMQPTQATMNGGNKTVPMDPFGAL; from the exons ATGACTATGGCTGGGCAAACAATCAACGACAGGCTGCTGGCTGCCCGTCACAGCCTTGCTGGCCAAGGACTGGCAAAGTCTGTGTGCAAGGCCACAACGGAGGAATGCATTGGGCCGAAGAAGAAGCATTTGGATT ATTTGGTGCATTGCACAAACGAACCGAATGTCTCGATTCCACATTTGGCCAATCTACTTATCGAGCGTTCACAGAATGCTAATTGGGTGGTCGTCTATAAATCGCTGATAACAACACATCATTTGATGGCCTATGGCAATGAg CGTTTCATGCAATATCTCGCTTCGAGCAATTCAACATTCAATCTCAGCTCCTTTTTGGACAAAGGAACTGTGCAAG GTTATGATATGTCACCCTTTATCCGACGTTATGCCAAGTATTTGAATGAAAAGTCGCTCTCCTATCGCGCCATGGCTTTCGATTTTTGCAAAGTAAAGCGCGG GAAGGAGGAGGGATCGTTGCGCAGCATGAACGCGGACAAACTCTTAAAGACGCTGCCAGTTTTGCAGGCACAATTGGATGGGTTACTAGAGTTCGATTGTCAGTCCAATGATTTGACTAATG GTGTCATCAACATGAGCTTTATGTTGCTGTTTCGTGATTTGATTCGATTGTTTGCTTGCTATAATGATGGAATTATCAATTTGCTTGAGAAATACTTTGATATGAATAAAAAGCAGGCACGCGATGCTTTGGATTTATACAAGAAGTTCTTGGTCCGCATGGATCGTGTTGGTGAATTCCTGAAGGTCGCAGAG AACGTGGGCATTGATAAGGGTGACATTCCCGATTTGACGAAAGCGCCCAGTTCTTTGCTGGATGCCTTGGAGCAACATTTGGCTACGTTGGAGGGACGTAAGGTGTCGGCTGCCAATACGCCCACACAATCGGCGag CTATCAACGCACGAATGTAAAATCTGCTGTCTCTGCACTCTCTTCAACTAGCTCGGCATTTGGCACCGCAGCTGCTTCAAGTAAATTTGATACCACCAATGGCATTGATGAGCAGCTGAAAGCTCAGGTGCTGGCCGAGGAGGAGGCCGCCATGAATCAGTACAAA TCCAAGGTATCGTCGCCCACCAGTAGCGGTGCTGCTGGCGCTAGCGCTGCACTAACAAATCCATTCCTATCGTCACCGCCAGCCTCACAGGCTGGTCAGCCGATAGTTGATCTGTTTGGTGCCGCGTCGGCACAgcccgctgctgctgcagcatcGGCGTCACAAGCGCTGGCCACAAAGGCATCCGATGATTTGCTGCAGTTGGGTAATCCATTTGCTGACATGTTTGAGGCCAGTGGCAACAGCGGCGGCaatgttgcagctgccgcaGGAGCAACAGGTGCTGCATTAAATGCCAATAATTTGTGGATGCATAATAACG gtTTCAATGGCGCTTCAGTTTCCTCCGCTGCCGCAACAAATGCCTTCGTTTCCGATAGTAATTTCACGTCTGTTTTTGGTAATACGGAACCTGCAG GCTTCGATGCTTTGGGTGATGTTCTCAAACCGGCCACAgccaatagcaacagcaatcaAATGAATGTTGTCGCCACAGGTGCCGTCTTCCAGGGCTACAATAGCAGCAGTCCAGGGCTGACACTGCAGCAACAAAGCTCACTACAACATCAatcacatcagcaacagcagctgcagcaacaacaacagtatcaattgcatcagcaacaacaacagcaaacagctGGAACTGGAAAGATAATAACCGGCGATCTGGATAGTTCACTAATGTCACTagttgataatttaaatataaataaaacggCAAGTGCAAA ACCCGTGCAATGGAATTCACCTAAAAATACAGCGAAACCAGGTGCTAATTGGACACCACAACCAATGGCGGCTACAACTGGTGCTGGCTATCGTCCAATG GCACATGGCATGACAGTAAGTCCTGCGCCAATCACAATCAATCATCCGTATATACATGCTAGTTATCCTGTTATGCCAAATTATGTGCAG GGCATGCCAGTGATGGGGCAGCAGCAACCGAATATGATGCCACAGCCAGCCCCTTTGACTGGGGGGCAACCGACGATGATGGGCGCGCCGCACAATAATGCGGTCTCGGCGACGGGCATCATGCAACCCACGCAAGCCACGATGAATGGAGGCAATAAAACCGTTCCAATGGATCCATTTGGAGCGTTATAA